From the genome of Parasteatoda tepidariorum isolate YZ-2023 chromosome X1, CAS_Ptep_4.0, whole genome shotgun sequence, one region includes:
- the LOC107451030 gene encoding proton channel OtopLc encodes MANNTENDKKEVSEVVNNRLSVESKESSYMGFDRGIDSDIEIEPRNEEHPTARCSSEPHLKKRLPLTPKLARWESMDPPESGESQTLVEAEVKIEENGTAFNSNQMKNPEQENLMKKQGVSPLVTEIQKVIINHRIPDPGNCYPPVAQHNSGDSSIGPVGFTKYILVQHGSRKYTSDSFLLMLSGIYAKLLIVMGICFPVAEVISKRIPVTYYEGFYLYLYGGSIAFLIFMYCFTLHSERCCKIKSLFCFSSITISSNSISQSVEETNSNPNSLKSLNQTSKMNKLSENKESKHFYLRLGAVAFGIASMIYSGLEFGQFLELQPGSSCYNVLYGISPLTRMAFTFIQMYFIFLNSEVCIRKYKSLARFGLMHMVATNLCIWLHVLVQETKHGILNVINVNFTLPLTFSVPLNMIAEVANEENFTDYVFEEVSNSTRGNRSVREDIASVILECRRSNIMGELVQEASHFLFPCTIQYSLICSAILYIMWKNIGKQQKSTKSNMTASHHSSYSALQRQYNQVYCTKSNKGLFSGILVLVLSIISIILFFVFINKSDYKMFAIMEAKVTELGLYLLTSVAVCIALLQTRELKYSAQLDTELDRILLIVSQSGLYLFTMFSIIGSYFTTDQNTLLVLVTSLACITQATLQTIFILDAFHCSATTTDQVRRMPGRELVTFLLVCNIATWSMNTLQAQRSDSNPIQLQFYGFWVWTIITHITTPLAIYFRFHSTVCLCTIWKRTYKIKFDYV; translated from the exons GTGGGAAAGCATGGATCCGCCAGAATCAGGAGAATCACAAACATTAGTTGAAGCAGAAgtgaaaattgaagaaaatggaACAGCATTTAATTCGAATCAAATGAAGAATCCTGAACAAGAAAACCTGATGAAGAAACAAG GAGTGTCTCCACTGGTGACAGAGATTCAGAAAGTGATTATCAATCACAGAATACCTGATCCTGGCAACTGTTATCCTCCTGTAGCACAACACAACTCTGGTGATTCCAGTATAGGACCAGTTggctttacaaaatatattctaGTTCAACACGGATCTAGAAAGTATACAAG tgactCTTTCCTGCTCATGTTAAGTGGAATTTATGCCAAACTTCTTATTGTCATGGGTATTTGTTTTCCCGTTGCCGAAGTTATATCCAAAAGAATCCCAGTCACCTACTATGAG ggaTTTTACTTGTATTTATATGGAGGGAGCATCgctttcttaattttcatgTACTGTTTCACTCTACATAGTGAAAGATGTTGCAAAATAAAGTCTCTGTTTTGCTTCAGTTCCATAACAATATCTTCGAATTCAATATCTCAATCAGTTGAAGAAACCAACAGCAATCCCAACAGCCTTAAAAGTCTAAATCAAACATCGAAAATGAATAAACTGTCAGAAAATAAGGAATCGAAACACTTTTACTTGAGATTAGGAGCTGTTG cATTTGGTATTGCGAGTATGATATATTCTGGGCTAGAATTTGGTCAATTTTTAGAGTTACAACCTGGATCCAGTTGCTATAACGTGCTGTATGGAATCAGTCCACTTACTAGAATGGCTTTTACATtcattcaaatgtattttatctttttgaattCAGAG gtttgTATTCGAAAATACAAGAGTCTTGCAAGATTTGGATTAATGCATATGGTTGCGACTAACCTTTGTATTTGGTTGCATGTTCTTGTACAGGAGACTAAAcatggaattttaaatgtaatcaaTGTCAATTTTACATTACCACTGACATTTTCAGTTCCACTAAATATGATTGCAGAAG ttgctaatgaagaaaattttaccgACTATGTATTTGAAGAGGTTTCAAACAGTACCAGAGGAAATCGTTCAGTTCGGGAAGATATTGCTTCAGTTATCCTCGAGTGCAGGCGATCTAATATAATGGGAGAGCTTGTGCAAGAAGCAAGTCACTTTTTGTTTCCTTGTACAATTCAGTATAGTTTAATATGTTCAGCAATTTTATACATCATGTGGAAAAACATTGGGAAGCAGCAAAAATCTACCAAAAGCAACATGACTGCAAGTCACCATTCATCTTACAGTGCACTGCAGCGACAATATAATCAAGTTTATTGCACAAAATCAAACAAAGGACTATTTTCTGGCATTTTAGTTCTTGTGCTTTCAAtcataagtattattttattttttgtcttcataaataaatctgattataaaatgtttgctATAATGGAAGCTAAAGTTACTGAGCTTGGTTTGTATCTTTTAACTTCAGTAGCTGTGTGTATAGCCTTGCTACAAACTCGAGAATTAAAATATAGCGCACAACTGGACACAGAACTAGATCGTATACTCTTAATTGTTTCTCAAAGTGGGTTATATCTTTTTACTATGTTCAGTATTATTGGGAGTTATTTCACCACCGACCAGAATACATTGCTTGTTCTGGTTACTTCCTTAGCTTGTATAACTCAAGCAACATTGCAAACTATTTTCATATTGGATGCATTTCATTGTTCAGCTACAACTACAGATCAGGTGCGGCGTATGCCTGGGCGAGAATTGGTTACCTTTCTTTTAGTTTGCAATATTGCCACTTGGAGCATGAATACTTTGCAAGCACAAAGGTCTGATTCAAATCCAATACAGCTCCAGTTTTATGGTTTTTGGGTATGGACTATTATTACTCACATTACTACGCCCTTAGCGATATATTTCCGTTTTCATTCTACTGTTTGCTTGTGCACCATCTGGAaaagaacatataaaataaagtttgactATGTCTGA